A single window of Mycolicibacterium madagascariense DNA harbors:
- a CDS encoding SRPBCC family protein, which produces MTALDFHDSVVVHVEPDRLYELVSDVTRMGEWSPQCRACWWDEGAGPTVGSYFTGRNDDGKRTWETRSRVVAADPGREFAWVVNDGWVRWGFTIDAVDGGSRLTEWWAFQPEGIQGFHDRFGEHAEHQIEIRSTAAHAGIPVTLAAIKRTAEGG; this is translated from the coding sequence GTGACCGCCCTGGACTTCCACGATTCGGTCGTCGTGCACGTCGAGCCCGATCGGCTCTACGAGCTGGTCTCCGACGTCACCAGGATGGGCGAGTGGAGCCCGCAGTGCCGGGCGTGCTGGTGGGACGAGGGCGCCGGCCCGACGGTCGGTTCCTACTTCACCGGCCGCAACGACGACGGCAAGCGCACGTGGGAGACCAGGAGCCGGGTCGTGGCCGCGGACCCCGGCCGCGAGTTCGCCTGGGTGGTCAACGACGGCTGGGTGCGGTGGGGCTTCACGATCGACGCCGTCGACGGCGGTTCCCGGCTCACCGAGTGGTGGGCGTTCCAGCCCGAGGGCATCCAGGGTTTCCACGACCGCTTCGGCGAGCACGCGGAGCACCAGATCGAGATCCGCTCGACGGCGGCCCACGCCGGCATCCCCGTCACGCTGGCGGCCATCAAGCGGACCGCCGAGGGCGGCTGA
- the rpsF gene encoding 30S ribosomal protein S6 — translation MRPYEIMVILDPTLDERTVAPSLETFLNVIRKDGGTVEKIDIWGRRRLAYEILKHPEGIYAVIDVKAEPATVSELDRQLSLNESVLRTKVMRTDKH, via the coding sequence ATGCGTCCATACGAAATCATGGTCATCCTCGACCCCACGCTCGACGAGCGCACTGTTGCTCCGTCGCTGGAGACGTTCCTGAACGTCATCCGCAAGGACGGTGGCACGGTCGAGAAGATCGACATCTGGGGCCGTCGCCGGTTGGCGTACGAGATCCTCAAGCACCCCGAGGGCATCTACGCCGTCATCGACGTGAAGGCCGAGCCGGCCACGGTGTCCGAGCTGGATCGCCAGCTCAGCCTCAACGAGTCCGTCCTGCGGACCAAGGTGATGCGGACCGACAAGCACTAG
- a CDS encoding single-stranded DNA-binding protein, with amino-acid sequence MAAGDTNLTIVGNLTADPELRFTPSGAAVANFTVASTPRVMDRQTNEWKDGDPLFMRCSIWREAAENVAESLTRGSRVIVTGRLKQRSYETREGEKRTVVELEVDEIGPSLRYATAKVNKASRSGGGGGGFGGGGGGSRPPANSGSNDGPRDDPWGSAPASGSFSGADDEPPF; translated from the coding sequence GTGGCTGCTGGTGACACCAACCTCACCATCGTCGGAAACCTGACCGCCGATCCCGAACTGCGCTTCACGCCGTCCGGGGCCGCCGTCGCCAACTTCACGGTGGCGTCGACGCCCCGGGTGATGGACCGGCAGACCAACGAGTGGAAGGACGGCGATCCGCTCTTCATGCGGTGCAGCATCTGGCGCGAGGCCGCCGAGAACGTGGCCGAGAGCCTTACTCGCGGATCGCGGGTCATCGTCACCGGTCGCCTCAAGCAGCGGTCGTACGAAACCCGCGAAGGCGAGAAGCGCACGGTGGTCGAGCTGGAGGTCGACGAGATCGGCCCGTCCCTGCGTTACGCGACGGCGAAGGTCAACAAGGCCAGCCGCAGCGGTGGTGGCGGTGGCGGCTTCGGCGGCGGTGGCGGCGGTTCGCGTCCCCCGGCCAACAGCGGCTCCAACGACGGTCCGCGCGACGATCCGTGGGGCAGCGCCCCCGCATCGGGTTCGTTCAGCGGCGCCGACGACGAGCCCCCCTTCTGA
- the rpsR gene encoding 30S ribosomal protein S18, protein MAKSSSTKRRPAPEKPVKTRKCTFCSKKGKNTIIDYKDTALLRTYISERGKIRARRVTGNCVQHQRDIAIAVKNAREVALLPFSAASR, encoded by the coding sequence ATGGCCAAGTCCTCCTCCACGAAGAGGCGTCCGGCTCCTGAGAAGCCGGTCAAGACACGCAAGTGCACCTTCTGCTCGAAGAAGGGCAAGAACACGATCATCGACTACAAGGACACCGCGTTGCTGCGGACGTACATCAGCGAGCGCGGCAAGATCCGTGCCCGCCGCGTGACCGGCAACTGCGTGCAGCACCAGCGCGACATCGCGATCGCCGTCAAGAATGCCCGCGAGGTGGCTCTGCTGCCGTTCAGCGCGGCATCGCGCTAG
- the rplI gene encoding 50S ribosomal protein L9, translating into MKLILTAEVDHLGSAGDAVEVKDGYGRNYLLPRGMAIVASRGAERQAEEIRRAREVKLVRDLDHAKELKAAIEALGSVTLPVRTAGAGKLFGSVTPSDIASAIKKAGGPNLDKRTINLPKAHIKAVGSHDVDVRLHPEVVTVVTVDVVAE; encoded by the coding sequence ATGAAGCTCATTCTGACCGCCGAGGTCGACCACCTGGGCTCGGCCGGCGACGCCGTCGAGGTCAAGGACGGCTACGGCCGCAACTACCTGCTGCCCCGCGGCATGGCGATCGTCGCGTCGCGTGGCGCCGAACGCCAGGCCGAGGAGATCCGGCGGGCCCGCGAGGTGAAGCTCGTCCGCGATCTCGATCACGCCAAGGAGCTCAAGGCAGCCATCGAGGCGCTCGGTTCGGTGACGCTGCCCGTGCGGACCGCCGGGGCCGGCAAGCTGTTCGGCTCGGTGACCCCGTCCGACATCGCGTCCGCCATCAAGAAGGCCGGCGGCCCGAACCTGGACAAGCGGACCATCAACCTGCCCAAGGCGCACATCAAGGCCGTCGGATCCCACGACGTCGACGTGCGTCTGCACCCCGAGGTCGTCACCGTCGTCACCGTGGACGTCGTCGCGGAGTAG
- the dnaB gene encoding replicative DNA helicase, producing MAVVDDLGRQGGHSGGRTDEAGPPAEDYGRQPPQDMAAEQSVLGGMLLSKDAIADVLERLRPGDFYRPAHQSVYDAILDLYGRGEPADAITVAAELDRRGLLKRVGGAPYLHTLISTVPTAANAGFYAGIVAEKSLLRRLVEAGTRVVQYGYAGADGSDVAEVVDRAQAEIYDVTERRTREDFTVLEDLLQPTMDEIDAIASQGGIARGVPTGFVELDEVTNGLHPGQMIVVAARPGVGKALALDTPLATPGGWTTMGDVRVGDQLLGADGEPTRVVAATEVMTGRPCYEVEFSDGTMIVADELHQWPTEAGIRTTVELRSGADRLIPTTLGATRGGGTGLLTRGVHVAWVRAVASVPVRCVEVDNESHLYLAGEGMVPTHNSTLGLDFLRSCSIKGRMPSIVFSLEMSKPEIVMRLLSAEAKIKLADMRSGRMSDDDWTRLARRMSEISEAPLYIDDSPNLTMMEIRAKARRLHQKVDLRLIVIDYLQLMTSGKKVESRQQEVSELSRQIKLLAKELEVPVVAMSQLNRGPEQRTDKKPMLSDLRESGSIEQDADMVVLLHRPDAFERDDPRGGEADLIIAKHRAGPTKTITVAHQLHLSRFANMAH from the coding sequence GTGGCTGTCGTCGATGACCTTGGCAGGCAGGGTGGTCATTCCGGGGGGCGTACCGACGAGGCGGGCCCGCCCGCCGAGGACTACGGCCGCCAACCGCCCCAGGACATGGCGGCCGAGCAGTCCGTGCTCGGGGGGATGCTGCTCTCCAAGGACGCCATCGCCGACGTGCTCGAGCGCCTGCGGCCCGGGGACTTCTACCGTCCGGCCCACCAGAGCGTGTACGACGCGATCCTCGACCTGTATGGGCGCGGTGAGCCGGCCGACGCCATCACGGTGGCCGCCGAGCTGGACCGCCGCGGGCTGCTGAAGCGCGTGGGCGGGGCGCCCTATCTGCACACGCTGATCTCGACGGTGCCGACGGCGGCCAACGCCGGCTTCTACGCGGGCATCGTGGCCGAGAAGTCGCTGCTGCGCCGGCTCGTCGAGGCGGGCACGCGAGTGGTGCAGTACGGGTACGCGGGTGCCGACGGATCTGACGTCGCCGAGGTCGTGGACCGGGCGCAGGCCGAGATCTACGACGTGACCGAGCGCCGCACCCGTGAGGACTTCACCGTCCTGGAGGACCTGCTGCAGCCCACGATGGACGAGATCGACGCCATCGCATCGCAAGGCGGCATCGCGCGCGGCGTGCCCACCGGCTTCGTCGAACTCGACGAGGTGACCAACGGCCTGCACCCCGGGCAGATGATCGTGGTGGCGGCACGGCCCGGCGTGGGCAAGGCGCTGGCACTGGACACTCCGCTGGCCACCCCGGGCGGGTGGACGACGATGGGCGACGTCCGGGTCGGCGACCAGCTCCTCGGGGCCGACGGTGAGCCGACGCGCGTCGTGGCGGCGACCGAGGTCATGACCGGACGGCCCTGCTACGAGGTCGAGTTCTCCGACGGCACCATGATCGTCGCCGACGAGCTGCACCAGTGGCCGACCGAGGCAGGCATCCGCACGACCGTCGAATTGCGCAGTGGCGCAGACCGACTCATTCCGACCACCCTCGGTGCGACCAGGGGCGGCGGGACGGGTCTGCTGACCCGCGGCGTCCACGTGGCGTGGGTCCGGGCGGTGGCGAGTGTCCCCGTGCGATGCGTGGAGGTCGACAACGAGTCGCACCTGTACCTCGCCGGCGAGGGCATGGTGCCGACGCACAACTCGACGCTGGGATTGGACTTCCTGCGGTCGTGCTCGATCAAGGGCCGCATGCCGAGCATCGTGTTCTCCCTGGAGATGAGCAAGCCCGAGATCGTCATGCGACTGCTGTCGGCCGAGGCGAAGATCAAGCTCGCCGACATGCGATCCGGTCGAATGAGTGACGACGACTGGACGCGACTGGCCCGCCGCATGAGCGAGATCAGCGAGGCGCCGCTCTACATCGACGATTCACCGAACCTCACGATGATGGAGATTCGCGCCAAGGCGCGCCGACTGCACCAGAAGGTGGACCTGCGTCTGATCGTCATCGACTACCTGCAGCTGATGACCTCGGGCAAGAAGGTCGAGTCGCGCCAGCAGGAAGTCTCCGAATTGTCGCGGCAGATCAAGCTTTTGGCGAAGGAGCTCGAAGTGCCGGTGGTCGCGATGAGCCAGCTGAACCGTGGTCCGGAGCAACGAACCGACAAGAAGCCGATGCTGTCCGACCTCCGCGAGTCGGGATCAATCGAGCAGGATGCGGACATGGTCGTCCTGTTGCACCGGCCGGACGCGTTCGAGCGGGACGACCCGCGCGGCGGGGAGGCCGACCTCATCATCGCCAAACACCGTGCGGGACCGACGAAGACGATCACCGTGGCGCATCAGCTGCACCTGTCGCGGTTTGCGAACATGGCGCACTGA